Proteins encoded within one genomic window of Methanosarcina barkeri str. Wiesmoor:
- the argC gene encoding N-acetyl-gamma-glutamyl-phosphate reductase, with protein MIKAGIIGASGYTGGELLRLLVNHPNVKLELATSRSLAGKPVTSTHRHLEGFLDLNYENPDSEDIRERCDVVFLAVPHGSAMNYVPELLDGNTKVVDLSADYRLETSEFEKIYGIKHSDPRNAVYGLVELHPEVAKENFVANPGCFPTGSILAAAPLAAAGLIDIAVFDSKTGISGAGISPTQNSHYPNLAENIIPYKLTAHRHRAEIVQELTGLEGKLRNINFTPHVIPSIRGIFTTAHLFTKETLSTDDLKTIYEEFYRDRPFIRFPSGVPSLTAVRGSNFCDISFEADKENNRVVVLSAIDNLVKGASGQAIQNMNLMFGLDETCGLWMPATAP; from the coding sequence ATGATCAAGGCTGGAATAATAGGAGCTTCGGGATATACGGGAGGAGAACTTCTGCGCTTGCTCGTTAACCACCCAAATGTTAAGCTGGAGCTGGCAACTTCCCGAAGCCTGGCAGGGAAGCCCGTAACGAGCACCCATAGGCATCTTGAAGGTTTTCTCGACCTAAATTATGAAAATCCTGATTCTGAAGATATCAGGGAGCGCTGTGATGTAGTCTTTCTTGCAGTACCTCACGGATCTGCCATGAACTATGTACCTGAACTGCTTGATGGCAACACTAAGGTTGTTGACCTTAGCGCAGACTATAGGCTTGAAACCTCGGAATTTGAGAAAATCTACGGGATAAAGCATAGTGACCCAAGGAATGCCGTTTACGGGCTTGTAGAGCTCCACCCCGAAGTTGCAAAAGAGAATTTCGTGGCAAACCCAGGATGTTTTCCTACAGGTTCAATTCTTGCAGCAGCACCGCTTGCAGCAGCTGGACTTATCGATATTGCGGTTTTTGATTCCAAGACAGGAATCTCAGGAGCAGGGATCTCGCCCACTCAAAACTCACATTATCCAAACCTGGCGGAAAATATCATCCCATACAAACTTACAGCCCACAGGCACAGAGCTGAAATTGTCCAGGAACTGACCGGGCTTGAAGGAAAGCTCAGGAACATTAATTTCACTCCACACGTAATTCCATCTATCAGGGGAATCTTTACAACTGCTCACCTCTTTACAAAGGAGACACTCTCCACGGACGACTTAAAGACGATTTACGAGGAATTTTACAGGGACAGGCCGTTTATAAGGTTCCCTTCAGGAGTTCCTTCCCTAACTGCAGTCAGAGGTTCTAACTTCTGCGATATAAGCTTTGAAGCGGATAAAGAAAATAACAGGGTTGTCGTGCTTTCAGCAATCGATAACCTGGTCAAAGGCGCTTCAGGACAGGCTATCCAAAATATGAACCTCATGTTCGGGCTGGATGAGACATGTGGGCTCTGGATGCCTGCTACGGCTCCGTAA
- a CDS encoding nucleoside 2-deoxyribosyltransferase, with protein sequence MNKKKTIYLAGPLFSHAELDYNRKLKDLLLRKGFSVFLPQEDAEDTINEREKLNQECIFNKCVEGVDGSDIVVAVLDGVDVDSGTAWEIGYAYAKEKPVIGVRTDFRSLSDGIVNLMVEMAIVSLAKNEDELLKIIEKFR encoded by the coding sequence ATGAATAAGAAGAAGACAATATATCTTGCAGGCCCCCTCTTCAGCCATGCAGAACTTGATTATAACCGTAAACTGAAGGATTTACTGCTCAGGAAAGGCTTTTCGGTTTTTTTGCCCCAGGAAGATGCAGAGGATACCATAAACGAACGCGAAAAACTGAACCAGGAGTGTATTTTCAATAAATGTGTAGAAGGTGTGGACGGTTCTGATATTGTAGTTGCAGTCCTTGATGGTGTAGATGTAGACTCAGGAACTGCCTGGGAGATAGGCTACGCTTATGCAAAGGAAAAGCCGGTTATCGGGGTTCGAACAGATTTTCGTTCTCTCTCCGACGGAATTGTTAACCTTATGGTAGAGATGGCTATAGTCTCCCTTGCAAAGAATGAAGACGAACTGCTGAAAATAATAGAAAAATTCCGGTAA
- the argJ gene encoding bifunctional ornithine acetyltransferase/N-acetylglutamate synthase — protein MKEIEGGICAVKGVSANGIKAGKLGLTVILAKGPAAGVFTKNKVTAAPVTLSKGVIETHHRLSGLIVNSGNANAFTGDDGFLDAMEMASVLAQKLDLEADTVAVASTGVIGRRLDVSLITEHLPEVLNGLGSSPECSREAAKAMMTTDRVVKEVAIEMDCGIRIGAIAKGSGMIEPNMGTMLCFAYTDAKVPADVLDAALRIAVDKTFNMVVVDGDTSTNDMVLLTSTCKSGVKPCMDCLDDFEEGLIYVFTELAKKMAKDGEGATKLIEARVVGAKTHEDAKLAAKAIVRSPLVKSAIFGKDPNWGRVVAAAGYSGSELEQERLALSFSGGGEEVELVNSGEISSSSDLELLKKIMANEEIVITLDLNLGKEQAIAWGCDLTYDYVRINSEYTT, from the coding sequence ATGAAAGAAATCGAAGGTGGAATCTGTGCAGTAAAAGGCGTATCTGCAAACGGAATTAAAGCCGGAAAACTGGGATTGACTGTTATTCTTGCAAAGGGGCCGGCAGCAGGCGTTTTTACAAAAAATAAGGTCACAGCAGCTCCGGTTACCCTTAGTAAGGGAGTAATCGAGACTCATCACCGTCTTTCGGGATTAATTGTAAATAGCGGAAATGCTAACGCCTTTACAGGTGATGACGGCTTTCTGGATGCTATGGAAATGGCATCCGTACTTGCCCAGAAACTTGATCTTGAAGCTGACACGGTTGCAGTTGCCTCGACAGGGGTAATTGGCAGAAGGCTTGATGTTTCCTTAATCACGGAACATCTTCCTGAAGTCCTCAATGGTCTGGGCAGTTCTCCTGAGTGCAGCCGTGAAGCTGCAAAAGCAATGATGACTACGGATAGAGTCGTAAAAGAAGTAGCTATTGAGATGGACTGCGGGATCAGGATAGGAGCCATTGCCAAAGGTTCGGGGATGATCGAGCCCAATATGGGAACTATGCTCTGTTTTGCATATACCGATGCGAAAGTGCCTGCCGACGTCCTGGATGCTGCTCTCAGAATAGCAGTGGATAAAACTTTCAATATGGTTGTGGTGGACGGGGATACAAGTACAAACGACATGGTACTCCTTACTTCCACCTGCAAGTCTGGAGTCAAGCCCTGTATGGACTGTCTGGATGACTTTGAGGAGGGGCTGATTTACGTCTTCACCGAGCTTGCCAAGAAAATGGCAAAAGATGGAGAAGGTGCTACAAAACTTATTGAAGCTAGGGTAGTTGGCGCAAAAACACACGAGGACGCTAAACTTGCTGCAAAGGCAATTGTACGTTCTCCTCTGGTTAAGTCTGCAATTTTCGGAAAGGACCCCAACTGGGGAAGGGTTGTAGCCGCTGCAGGCTACTCAGGTTCGGAACTTGAACAGGAAAGGCTTGCTCTCTCTTTTTCAGGAGGAGGAGAAGAGGTTGAACTTGTAAATTCCGGCGAGATTTCCAGTTCTTCGGATCTAGAGCTTTTGAAAAAAATAATGGCAAATGAAGAAATTGTCATTACCCTTGACCTTAATCTGGGAAAGGAACAGGCAATAGCCTGGGGTTGCGATCTGACCTATGATTATGTCAGGATTAACTCTGAATATACGACTTAA
- a CDS encoding CBS domain-containing protein yields the protein MKVKDVMNPNVVFCKPDDTVRETARILKENNVSGAPVLEGEELVGIISEADLLKLLILPEKGELWLPSPFEVIEVPIRELLGWEETKKMLSDVGSTKIEEIMIRNVHTISSEASIEEASEHMIRHRINRLPVTEDNRVVGIITRGDIIKGLAKL from the coding sequence ATGAAGGTAAAAGATGTCATGAACCCGAACGTTGTTTTCTGCAAGCCTGATGATACAGTCCGGGAAACGGCAAGAATCCTGAAAGAAAACAATGTGAGTGGAGCACCTGTCCTTGAAGGTGAAGAGCTTGTAGGAATTATAAGTGAGGCGGACCTGCTAAAACTGCTGATACTCCCCGAAAAGGGGGAACTCTGGCTTCCAAGTCCCTTTGAGGTTATAGAGGTTCCTATCAGGGAACTTCTTGGCTGGGAAGAAACGAAGAAGATGCTCTCTGATGTGGGTTCCACAAAGATAGAAGAGATTATGATAAGGAATGTGCACACGATCTCTTCCGAGGCATCGATTGAAGAGGCATCCGAGCATATGATAAGGCACAGGATCAACAGGCTTCCTGTAACTGAGGACAACCGCGTGGTGGGAATCATTACTCGCGGCGATATTATCAAAGGTCTTGCAAAGCTCTGA
- the pfkC gene encoding ADP-specific phosphofructokinase — protein MNIQEWEQRHNDAFYNVKKALPYLEGMFVAYNSNIDAIKHLTDKELSMLIGLFNEADVQARVETYPREIKEPLDFMARLLISMREGKAAEIPTHTSDIHEWLKENLGFDYARMGGQAGIISNLLARLRIKKVVAYIPWLSEEQAEYFVDSDNLLHPKVEDGNVVLKPPREAFKPGTESKVNWIFEYSKGMEVTCGGRKFQIPRDNRLIISSRPKWIRLDMDREIYEHLDSLFPIDGAMLSGYQMIKEQYEDGSTYKDYVSHSLKAIEKLKALNPELRIHVELTSIQNRVIRRAILTEIVAKHVHSLGLDTVEVANALNVLGHEELSYSVIRKEETGITSLYQGAVQLLKDLSLERVHVHSLGFYICILAKGHPLTLKEHRDALLFSSTLAGAKALKGKIENLEGVEAGLEVPVSSKGLEDLENFKVYCVGKKLCTPEEFEYGYLYGPDHDAVLIPSKVVDKPKATVGIGDAISAGAFVAMLARMKQDQA, from the coding sequence GTGAATATACAAGAATGGGAACAGCGTCACAATGACGCTTTTTACAATGTCAAAAAAGCCCTTCCTTATCTGGAAGGTATGTTTGTAGCTTATAACAGTAATATCGATGCTATCAAGCACCTTACAGACAAAGAACTGTCTATGCTTATAGGGCTCTTTAATGAGGCTGACGTTCAGGCAAGAGTTGAAACATATCCTAGAGAAATAAAAGAACCTCTTGATTTTATGGCTCGCCTGCTTATTTCCATGCGAGAAGGAAAAGCTGCTGAAATTCCTACTCATACCTCAGATATTCATGAATGGTTGAAAGAGAATCTGGGTTTTGATTATGCACGCATGGGAGGCCAGGCAGGGATAATTTCCAATCTTCTTGCCCGCCTAAGGATAAAAAAAGTGGTGGCGTATATTCCCTGGCTTTCTGAAGAACAGGCAGAATATTTTGTGGATTCTGACAATCTTCTGCACCCTAAGGTAGAAGATGGAAATGTCGTACTTAAACCCCCACGAGAAGCCTTCAAACCCGGAACCGAGTCAAAAGTCAACTGGATCTTTGAGTATTCCAAAGGCATGGAAGTAACCTGCGGTGGAAGAAAATTCCAGATTCCAAGAGATAACCGCCTTATAATCTCCTCCCGCCCCAAATGGATACGTCTTGACATGGACAGAGAAATCTATGAGCACCTGGACTCACTTTTTCCAATTGATGGGGCAATGCTTTCAGGTTACCAGATGATAAAAGAGCAGTACGAAGATGGGTCTACGTATAAGGACTATGTTTCGCATTCCCTGAAAGCTATTGAGAAACTCAAGGCTTTAAACCCTGAACTTCGTATTCATGTAGAACTTACATCCATTCAGAACCGGGTAATCAGAAGGGCTATACTGACTGAAATTGTTGCCAAACATGTTCATTCCCTGGGTCTCGATACCGTAGAAGTGGCAAATGCCCTCAACGTCCTGGGACATGAAGAACTCTCTTATTCCGTGATAAGAAAAGAAGAGACCGGGATAACCTCGCTTTACCAGGGGGCTGTCCAGCTTTTAAAGGACCTGTCGCTTGAAAGGGTCCATGTGCATTCTCTTGGCTTTTACATCTGTATCCTTGCAAAAGGCCATCCTCTTACACTTAAAGAACATCGGGATGCTTTGCTCTTTTCCTCAACCTTAGCCGGTGCCAAAGCTCTTAAAGGAAAAATTGAGAATCTTGAGGGCGTAGAAGCAGGGTTGGAGGTCCCGGTTTCAAGTAAAGGCCTGGAAGACCTGGAGAACTTCAAGGTTTACTGCGTAGGGAAGAAACTCTGTACCCCTGAGGAGTTCGAATACGGATACCTCTATGGGCCTGACCATGATGCGGTTTTAATTCCTTCCAAAGTGGTAGATAAACCCAAAGCAACGGTTGGGATAGGCGATGCGATCTCGGCAGGAGCTTTTGTAGCTATGCTTGCAAGAATGAAGCAGGATCAGGCATGA
- a CDS encoding restriction endonuclease, which yields MNQELILENLNGFEFEELIADIFRKKGFKNVVVTQRTNDGGKDIIMDEVSPYGEIIKAVVECKHHKNGIGRPVVQKLHSAVSTLEYSGKKKGYIVSSSTFTDTAVDYVEKVNKQSNNLVLELIDGKKLKEIACDLGVNLKNGVIEAISNKSVSYSSESFIKTSTLESNFNNVNNIKKDQVSVEDLKTTFHPIYYINYDVDSQCSTSVGVIHEESGNGQLIIDGRTGNELRKELRNFLLKNINNEKEITNGSCLQYKLEFQKNENELKNQAISEIINSRTKNVTYKGKNNVTYNKKCTPRPKDITIHDCRSLYYPEWTLNIKAKQKNYIVSFLESAGDFIKLRNDTKVCQICNHKIEKNRWYCTYCGSIICKKHLKVTRLRKARICTNCSITKSFFGAKKYFESNEELETFNNYYASLPLYKKIWENSYLVYSIVFIIIIGLYFLFLN from the coding sequence ATGAATCAAGAGCTTATACTTGAGAATCTAAATGGTTTTGAATTTGAAGAACTTATAGCAGATATCTTTAGGAAGAAGGGATTTAAAAACGTAGTAGTCACACAACGTACAAACGACGGTGGAAAAGATATCATAATGGATGAAGTTTCTCCTTATGGAGAAATAATTAAAGCTGTAGTGGAGTGTAAGCATCATAAAAATGGGATAGGAAGACCTGTAGTTCAAAAATTACATTCTGCTGTATCTACCTTAGAATACTCTGGAAAGAAAAAAGGGTATATTGTATCTTCCAGTACTTTTACTGATACTGCTGTTGATTATGTAGAAAAAGTAAACAAACAATCAAACAATTTGGTATTAGAACTAATTGATGGTAAGAAATTAAAAGAAATTGCATGTGATTTAGGTGTAAATTTAAAAAATGGTGTTATAGAAGCAATTAGTAATAAAAGCGTATCTTATTCTTCAGAATCATTTATTAAAACAAGCACTTTAGAGTCTAATTTTAACAATGTTAATAATATAAAAAAAGATCAAGTTTCAGTTGAAGATTTAAAAACCACATTTCATCCAATTTATTATATCAATTATGATGTAGATTCACAGTGCTCCACCTCTGTAGGAGTAATACATGAAGAATCAGGAAACGGACAGTTAATAATTGATGGTAGAACCGGCAATGAATTGAGAAAAGAACTTAGAAACTTTCTTTTAAAAAACATAAACAATGAAAAAGAAATTACAAATGGTAGTTGTTTACAATATAAATTAGAGTTTCAAAAAAATGAAAATGAGTTGAAAAATCAAGCAATTTCAGAAATCATTAATTCACGCACAAAAAACGTAACTTATAAAGGAAAAAATAATGTTACTTACAACAAAAAATGTACTCCAAGACCCAAAGATATTACTATCCATGACTGTAGATCATTGTATTATCCTGAATGGACTTTAAACATCAAAGCTAAACAAAAAAACTATATTGTATCATTTTTAGAATCAGCTGGAGACTTTATTAAATTAAGAAACGATACAAAAGTTTGTCAAATCTGCAATCATAAAATTGAAAAAAATAGATGGTATTGCACATATTGTGGGTCTATCATTTGTAAAAAACACCTTAAAGTAACAAGACTTAGAAAAGCAAGGATTTGCACCAATTGTTCTATAACTAAAAGTTTTTTTGGCGCTAAAAAATATTTTGAGTCTAATGAGGAACTCGAAACTTTCAATAATTACTATGCATCATTGCCTCTGTATAAAAAAATATGGGAAAATTCTTACCTTGTATATTCTATTGTATTCATAATTATAATTGGACTTTATTTTTTGTTTTTGAATTAA
- a CDS encoding N-acetyltransferase, producing MIRSYRKTDLEEMVRIWYEASISAHFFIPASFWASQKNTMKEKYFPLAENFVFEEKGQIAGFISLVGEHVCALFVAPDMQGRGIGRAFLKYAKALKGRLSLKVYRENESALHFYEKCGFVAAGEEVDEYTGCAQILMEWK from the coding sequence TTGATCAGAAGCTACAGGAAAACCGATCTTGAAGAAATGGTAAGGATCTGGTACGAAGCCTCCATTAGTGCCCATTTCTTTATCCCTGCCTCGTTCTGGGCTTCGCAAAAGAACACAATGAAGGAGAAGTACTTTCCACTCGCCGAAAACTTTGTTTTTGAGGAAAAAGGACAGATCGCAGGATTCATCTCCCTTGTTGGAGAACATGTCTGCGCCCTTTTCGTAGCGCCGGACATGCAGGGTCGAGGAATTGGCAGAGCTTTTCTCAAATATGCAAAGGCCCTGAAAGGAAGGCTCTCTCTCAAAGTTTACAGGGAAAACGAGAGTGCCCTTCACTTTTATGAAAAGTGTGGGTTTGTGGCGGCTGGCGAAGAGGTTGATGAGTATACAGGTTGCGCGCAGATTTTGATGGAATGGAAATAA